A DNA window from Candidatus Protochlamydia naegleriophila contains the following coding sequences:
- a CDS encoding glycosyltransferase, producing MSEQTPLSLNLSDPAEMEVYSLPSVTVIIPTFNCSQNLAVTIESLLQQNYPKLEILAIDAGSTDRTLEILYSYEKSITLSSVPAYRLYQMINQGILMAQGDYINIIFPGDFYIHHHTLLDMMQAARSHDSPEIVYCGTLLRDGRSELKFLFRSLTTDLLKRGQQPTGLQGCWFRKELFGEIGIFRTDFQMRAAFDFMCRFCLQSTGRCLPIRRAFVDYDLRWVTGPMVIQHFWETGKTLHRYFGTLTTLKWLYRQKDVRRFLKLWLRRIRVAFLGK from the coding sequence ATGAGCGAGCAAACGCCTTTGTCCTTGAACTTGAGTGATCCAGCCGAGATGGAGGTGTATTCTCTTCCATCTGTCACGGTGATTATTCCAACGTTTAACTGCTCGCAAAATTTAGCCGTAACGATCGAAAGCCTCCTCCAGCAAAATTATCCGAAACTTGAAATTTTGGCCATCGATGCCGGCTCTACCGATCGAACTCTCGAAATTTTGTATAGCTATGAAAAATCCATCACCTTGAGTTCAGTCCCTGCTTATCGTCTCTATCAGATGATTAACCAAGGCATTTTGATGGCGCAGGGTGACTACATCAACATCATTTTTCCAGGTGATTTCTACATCCACCATCATACTTTGTTGGATATGATGCAAGCTGCGCGCAGCCATGACAGTCCGGAAATTGTCTACTGTGGAACACTTTTGAGAGATGGAAGGTCGGAGTTGAAATTTTTATTTCGCTCATTGACTACTGATCTATTGAAAAGAGGACAGCAACCAACTGGCTTGCAAGGATGCTGGTTTAGAAAAGAACTTTTTGGTGAAATCGGGATTTTTCGCACAGATTTTCAAATGCGTGCGGCATTTGATTTCATGTGCCGCTTTTGCCTGCAATCGACCGGGCGTTGCTTACCGATTCGGCGGGCTTTTGTTGATTATGATTTGCGCTGGGTAACCGGCCCTATGGTTATCCAACATTTTTGGGAAACAGGTAAAACTCTTCATCGCTACTTTGGGACATTGACTACGCTCAAATGGCTTTATCGCCAAAAAGATGTGCGGCGCTTCTTAAAATTGTGGCTTCGGCGCATTCGCGTCGCTTTTCTCGGTAAATAA